GAACCAGCGCTGATCCGGTTCTGCCGCGGTGTCAAATGGGGTGAGTGACGCGGCTTGAACGCGCGACATCCTGGGCCACAACCAGGTGCTCTGCCAACTGAGCTACACCCACCACAAGGGAAAAAAAAGGGACAGGCAAGCTGTCCCGGATCATCGATGGGGTGAGTGACGCGGCTTGAACGCGCGACATCCTGGGCCACAACCAGGTGCTCTGCCAACTGAGCTACACCCACCATCCGACAGGAGGCAGCAACTACAAAAGTCCGCGTTCCTGGTCAAGCAAAAAATCATATCCCCCCGCGCGAGCCACCCCCTTGACAACCGAACCTGGCCATTTATTTGAACCCAAACCTTTTTTTGGAAAACAAGGAGCATTTTCATGGCCAAGGAAACCCAATTCGAATTCAAAACAGAAATCAAACAACTCCTCGATATCATCACCCATTCCCTGTATACTAGCCGGGAAATCTTCCTGCGCGAGCTTGTCTCCAACGCCTCCGACGCCCTGGACAAACTCCGCTTCGAACAATCCAGATCGGCCACGGTGAAGGACCCGGATCAGGAATTGCGCATCGCCATCGCCTGCGACGAGGACAAGCGCCAGTTGATCATCACCGACACCGGCATCGGCATGACCCAGGACGAACTGATCCGAAACATCGGGACCATCGCCCATTCCGGTTCGGCCGAGTTCATCCGTCAGGCCATGGCCGACAAGGACAATTCGTCCAACATCATTGGCCGTTTCGGCGTGGGTTTCTATTCCGTCTTCATGGTCGCGGACACGGTCACCATTCGTACCCGCTCCTTCCAGCCCGAGGCCAAGGCCGTGGAATGGACCTCGGATGGCCTGGGCACCTACACCATCGCCGAACTGGACGAGGATCTGCCGCGCGGCACGAGCATCACCGTGCATCTCAAGGAAGACGGCAAGGAATTCGCCGAAAAACACCGCATCACGTCCATCATCAAAAAGCACTCCAATTTCGTGTCCTTTCCCATTCTGGTCCAGGATGAAAAGGTCAACACCGTGCCGGCTCTGTGGCGTGAAAACAAATTTTCCGTCACTCCGGAGCAGTACACGGAGTTCTATAAATTCCTGACTTTCGACCACGAGGAACCCCTGGATACCCTGCACCTGAGCGTGGACGCCCCTGTGCAGTTCTCGGCCCTGGCCTTCGTGCCGCCGCGCAGCCAGGACACCTTTGGCTTCGACCGCGACAATTACGGGCTGGATCTTTACGTGCGCCGGGTGTTGATCCAGGCCAAGAACAAGGATCTTATCCCCGAATACCTGGGCTTCATGCGCGGCGTGGTCGACACCGAGGACCTGCCGCTGAACATCTCGCGCGAAACCCTCCAGGAAAATCTGCTCATCCGGAAAATCGCCACCACCCTGACCAAACAAATCCTGTCCCATCTGAAAAAGCTCGGTCAGGACGAGGATCGCTACGCGACATTCTGGAAGGAACACGCCAAACGCTTCAAGCTCGGATACACGGACTTCGCCAATCAGGAAGCCTTTGGCGAACTGCTGCGCTTCAACTCCTCGCGGCACGAGGACAAGGATGGCCTTATCTCCCTGGATGCCTATATCGAGGCGGCCAAGGACGGCCAAAAGGAAATCTACTACATTTCCGGCCCCAGCCGCGAGGCCATCGAACAAAATCCACACCTGGAAATTTTCCGGGCCAAGGGTCTGGAAGTGCTCTATCTGTACGAGCCCGTGGATGAGTTCGTCATGGACAGTCTGCGCAAATTCAAGGACTTCGAGCTCAAGGCCACGGAAAACGCGGATATCGCCGGCCTGGAAAAATTCGCCGACGCCACCGAAAAGCAGGACAAACCCGAGGAACTGAGCACGGAAGAAAGCAAGGACATGGACCGTTTCGTGAAACGCGTTCAGGAAATCCTGGGCGACCGCGTCACCGAGGCCCGCATTTCCAAGCGTCTCAGCCAAAGCCCCTCCTGCCTGGTCAGCCCGGACGGGTCCACGTCCCAAATGCACAAAATCATGCAGCTCGTGACCAAGGACACATCCATCC
This Deltaproteobacteria bacterium DNA region includes the following protein-coding sequences:
- the htpG gene encoding molecular chaperone HtpG, which encodes MAKETQFEFKTEIKQLLDIITHSLYTSREIFLRELVSNASDALDKLRFEQSRSATVKDPDQELRIAIACDEDKRQLIITDTGIGMTQDELIRNIGTIAHSGSAEFIRQAMADKDNSSNIIGRFGVGFYSVFMVADTVTIRTRSFQPEAKAVEWTSDGLGTYTIAELDEDLPRGTSITVHLKEDGKEFAEKHRITSIIKKHSNFVSFPILVQDEKVNTVPALWRENKFSVTPEQYTEFYKFLTFDHEEPLDTLHLSVDAPVQFSALAFVPPRSQDTFGFDRDNYGLDLYVRRVLIQAKNKDLIPEYLGFMRGVVDTEDLPLNISRETLQENLLIRKIATTLTKQILSHLKKLGQDEDRYATFWKEHAKRFKLGYTDFANQEAFGELLRFNSSRHEDKDGLISLDAYIEAAKDGQKEIYYISGPSREAIEQNPHLEIFRAKGLEVLYLYEPVDEFVMDSLRKFKDFELKATENADIAGLEKFADATEKQDKPEELSTEESKDMDRFVKRVQEILGDRVTEARISKRLSQSPSCLVSPDGSTSQMHKIMQLVTKDTSIPKKVFEINQDHKLIRNLLAVFTSNEKDDFVTTVVEQLYESALLMDGYLADPHKMVSRLNRLMEDSSDWYKDRTGK